The proteins below come from a single Coffea eugenioides isolate CCC68of unplaced genomic scaffold, Ceug_1.0 ScVebR1_3322;HRSCAF=4518, whole genome shotgun sequence genomic window:
- the LOC113757787 gene encoding probable lysophospholipase BODYGUARD 4: protein MATLVQSGKWIQKGLEIIIAAISWMVFLFLDFLEVFMCIFYRLLDEFLEGKAYSSCYCMELMEEKEKTGDCHHVAQVEVDGESELSETLHRRRNFFRGLLGSLGISLVPKGWRDGESFLQMRNGTRWSDCGCDSCVEWMKNADDPKLHVVVQEPQTERASWVDSKEREAENVIFLHGFLSSSSFWTETVFPNLSESAKQNCRLFAVDLLGFGRSPKPRDCFYTLKDHLEMIEYSVIGPYQLNSFHLVAHSMGCIIALALAAKHSKSVKSITLIAPPYFSSLREDASMVALERLAAKRLWPPLLFGSSFMSWYEHLGRCVCFIICRNHQMWESLLKFITRRRNLHFTFIDLTRHTHHSAWHTMHNVICGGAKLADKYLETLRMAKVKINVIQGTRDQVVPIECSINIQKQVQEAEIDKIANANHGSVVLGREKDFTRDLERIWSSVADLH from the exons ATGGCCACCCTAGTTCAATCTGGAAAATGGATTCAAAAGGGTCTAGAAATCATTATAGCAGCAATAAGTTGGATGGTATTTTTGTTCCTGGATTTTCTTGAAGTTTTCATGTGCATTTTCTATAGATTGTTGGATGAATTCCTGGAAGGAAAAGCCTATTCTTCATGTTACTGCATGGAATTAATGGAGGAAAAGGAGAAGACAGGTGATTGTCATCATGTTGCTCAAGTAGAAGTTGATGGAGAGAGTGAGCTGTCTGAAACGCTTCATCGAAGGAGAAATTTCTTTAGGGGCTTATTGGGGTCACTTGGGATTTCTTTGGTTCCAAAAGGATGGAGAGATGGTGAATCATTCTTGCAGATGAGGAATGGCACCAGGTGGTCTGATTGTGGGTGTGATTCTTGTGTTGAGTGGATGAAAAATGCTGATGATCCAAAGCTTCACGTTGTGGTCCAAGAACCACAGACAGAAAGAG CTAGCTGGGTGGACAGCAAAGAAAGGGAAGCCGAAAATGTGATATTTTTGCATGGTTTTCTCTCATCCTCCTCATTCTGGACAGAAACTGTATTTCCTAATTTATCTGAATCTGCAAAGCAAAATTGCAGATTGTTTGCTGTAGATCTATTGGGATTTGGGAGAAGTCCAAAACCGAGGGACTGTTTTTACACCCTCAAGGATCACCTAGAAATGATTGAGTACTCAGTGATCGGTCCATATCAGCTGAATTCATTTCATCTAGTTGCACACTCCATGGGGTGTATCATTGCTTTGGCATTAGCTGCAAAACATTCTAAATCTGTGAAATCAATAACCCTCATAGCACCG CCTTACTTCTCTTCTTTGAGAGAGGATGCTAGTATGGTAGCACTTGAAAGACTTGCAGCGAAAAGACTGTGGCCACCTCTTTTATTTGGTTCATCATTTATGTCTTGGTATGAACACTTAGGCAGATGTGTGTGCTTCATTATTTGCCGAAATCATCAAATGTGGGAATCACTCTTGAAATTCATCACCAGGAGAAG GAATCTACATTTTACGTTTATAGACTTGACTCGGCATACTCATCATTCTGCTTGGCACACAATGCATAATGTCATATGTGGAGGGGCTAAATTAGCTGATAAGTACTTGGAGACTTTGAGAATGGCCAAAGTGAAAATCAATGTTATCCAAGGCACTCGAGATCAAGTAGTCCCAATTGAATGCAGCATCAACATTCAAAAGCAAGTTCAAGAAGCAGAGATTGACAAGATTGCCAATGCCAACCACGGCAGTGTAGTTTTAGGTAGAGAAAAAGATTTTACAAGGGACTTGGAACGTATATGGTCTTCTGTTGCTGATCTGCATTAG